The sequence AATTGGTGACCAAGGATTACCTCGCCTGCAGTGAAATCGGAAAATTTCCTGTTCGACATCTCCTTTGCAAGAGAATATGCAATAATACGGGTATATACGTAGGAATAAAAAATCAATAAACAACCATAACTATGCGCAAAAAAATACTCCGATTTATTGACAAGTTATTCGGTAACGCTATCCGACAGAATTACGAAATCCCCTCGATGGAGTGGAGTTTTCGTAACATGACCAAACTGGGGTTTGACCCAAAGTTCATCCTGGATATCGGCGCGTTTAACGGGGGATGGGCCGCACTTGCGCACTCAGAGTTTCCCGAAGCGACAATTTTGATGCTGGAAGCCCAAGAAGGCAAACGCTCGGTTCTCGAAAGGATCAAGCAAGAAGCTGAAGGTAAAATCGACTACCGGATTGCAGTAATGGGATCGTCCGATGGCGAAAAGGTGGTTTTTCATGAATATGAAAATTCACCCACGGCCTCCTCTATGCTTCAGGATAATGCCGGTACTCCAACCCGCAAAGTTGAATCGACAATGCGAACATTGGATTCAATAATTCTAGAGGGAAAGTTCCCTAGACCAGATCTCATTAAACTTGATGTCCAAGGTTTTGAACTTGAAGTGCTAAGGGGAGGTGCGAGCGCCATTGCCGCCGCCACGGCGATACTTATGGAGGTTTCAATCATCGAAGTCTATCAGAATAATCCCGCATTTGCCGATGTTATTGACTTTATGAGTAAAAATGGATTTAGAGTGTACGATGTTTGCAGCCTTCTGCGCCGCCCGCTGGACGGCGCGCTCTGCCAAATGGACGTGATCTTTGTAAAGCAAGATTCCAATCTTTTAGGGCGCCGTGTTTGGTGCGATTAGAAAATTCAAAAATGGCTGGCAAATCAATCCTTTTGGTAGCAGATCCGTATCTACGAGTTCCTCCGCCCACCTACGGAGGCGTCGAGCGCATTGTGGATATCCTCGCCGAGGGACTTGCGAAAAGAGGATGGGACGTGACACTTGCCT comes from Akkermansiaceae bacterium and encodes:
- a CDS encoding FkbM family methyltransferase, with protein sequence MRKKILRFIDKLFGNAIRQNYEIPSMEWSFRNMTKLGFDPKFILDIGAFNGGWAALAHSEFPEATILMLEAQEGKRSVLERIKQEAEGKIDYRIAVMGSSDGEKVVFHEYENSPTASSMLQDNAGTPTRKVESTMRTLDSIILEGKFPRPDLIKLDVQGFELEVLRGGASAIAAATAILMEVSIIEVYQNNPAFADVIDFMSKNGFRVYDVCSLLRRPLDGALCQMDVIFVKQDSNLLGRRVWCD